A single Musa acuminata AAA Group cultivar baxijiao chromosome BXJ2-1, Cavendish_Baxijiao_AAA, whole genome shotgun sequence DNA region contains:
- the LOC135598160 gene encoding uncharacterized protein LOC135598160 → MAMQMIESYKAGAEVYHGDHALCKKKSMQLLQELGLPKGLLPLEDVEEFGYHRASGFMWIVQKKKIEHTFKKIKQHVSYATEVTAFLEQRKMKKIIGVKTKELLLWLSVVEVFMDDPSSDKITFKTGTGFSDSFPVSAFDLEK, encoded by the coding sequence ATGGCGATGCAGATGATCGAGAGCTACAAGGCTGGGGCCGAGGTTTATCATGGAGATCATGCCCTCTGCAAAAAGAAATCCATGCAACTACTACAAGAACTGGGCCTTCCTAAAGGACTGCTACCCCTGGAGGACGTCGAGGAGTTCGGCTACCACCGCGCAAGTGGATTCATGTGGATCGtccagaagaagaagatagaaCACACATTCAAGAAGATCAAGCAGCATGTCTCCTATGCCACCGAGGTCACTGCCTTCTTGGAGCAGCGCAAGATGAAGAAGATCATAGGTGTGAAGACTAAGGAGCTACTTCTCTGGCTCTCTGTCGTCGAAGTCTTCATGGACGATCCCTCTTCTGATAAGATCACCTTCAAGACTGGCACCGGGTTCTCTGATAGCTTCCCGGTGTCTGCGTTCGATCTGGAAAAgtag